The bacterium genome includes the window CGCCCCGGCGGCCTGTGCACGTCGTGGAAGCGCGGCGACTACGTCTTCGACGGCTGCCTGCACTGGCTCGTCGGCTCGAGGGAGGGCCGGTTCCACAAATACTGGCGCGAGGTGGGCGCGCTGGCCGGCGCGGAGATAATAGACTTCGAGCCGTTCTTCGCGTACGAGGCGGCCGACGGCCGGACCGTCACCTTCTACAACGACCCCGGCCGCTTGCAAGAGCACCTGCTCGAGTTGGCGCCCGAGGACGCGCGCGAAATCAAGAAATTCGCCCGGGCGGTCAAACGCGCGGCCTCTTTCGACCTTCCGCTAGACAAGCCGCCCGAACTTTACACCTTCGGCGACCGGTTGAAGATGTTCGGCGCTATGCTCCCCTATATGGGCCTGTTTATGAAATGGGGCCGCCTCTCGCTGCGGGACTTCGGCGCCCGACTCAAGAGCCCGCTGCTGGCGGAGGCCATGACGTACGGCTTCTGGCCCGACGCGGCCGTATTCTTTTTCCTCGCGACACTGGCCTGGATGTGGCGGCGCAACGCGGGGTATACGGTCGGCGGCTCGCTCGCGTTCTCCCAGCGCATCGAGAAGAGGTACCGCGAGCTGGGGGGCGAGGCCACCTACGGCGCCCGGGTCGAGAAAGTATTGGTGGAAGACGACCGCACGGTCGGCGTCCGGTTGACGGACGGGACCGAATATCGAGCGGCCTACGTCATCTCGGCCGCCGACGGCCGCACGACCATCTTCGACATGCTGGAAGGCCGCTACGTCGACGACAATGTCCGCGGCTACTATGGCGGCGAGCTGCCCATCTTCAAGCCGCTGGTGTACCTCTCGTTCGGCGTCGCCGACGCGCTCGAGGACGCGCCACACTACCTCACCTTCAACTTCGCCTCGCCGCTACAAATTGCGGGCGAGGAGGTCCGGCGGGCGTCGCTCCGCGTTTACAACTTCGACCCCACCCTCGCGCCGGCGGGCAAGACCGTCGTGACGGTCATGTTCGAATCGAACTACGACTACTGGAAG containing:
- a CDS encoding NAD(P)/FAD-dependent oxidoreductase, whose protein sequence is MSEKSIAIIGAGIAGLAAGCYGRMNGYATRIFEMHTRPGGLCTSWKRGDYVFDGCLHWLVGSREGRFHKYWREVGALAGAEIIDFEPFFAYEAADGRTVTFYNDPGRLQEHLLELAPEDAREIKKFARAVKRAASFDLPLDKPPELYTFGDRLKMFGAMLPYMGLFMKWGRLSLRDFGARLKSPLLAEAMTYGFWPDAAVFFFLATLAWMWRRNAGYTVGGSLAFSQRIEKRYRELGGEATYGARVEKVLVEDDRTVGVRLTDGTEYRAAYVISAADGRTTIFDMLEGRYVDDNVRGYYGGELPIFKPLVYLSFGVADALEDAPHYLTFNFASPLQIAGEEVRRASLRVYNFDPTLAPAGKTVVTVMFESNYDYWKKLRDEDAARYRAQKDNVAAAVLDELERRFPGIKDKVEVRDVATPATFERYTGNWQGTYEGWVISPATLTLQMKKTLPGLANFSMAGQWVMPGGGLPPAVLAGRQVIQLICHGEGREF